Proteins encoded in a region of the Drosophila teissieri strain GT53w chromosome 4, Prin_Dtei_1.1, whole genome shotgun sequence genome:
- the LOC122622920 gene encoding uncharacterized protein LOC122622920 isoform X3, with product MDTQNPNSSKISSGNGLPSKKYKSKRSKTNEHDNQNINMKKSFSKFDDLQKRNVIHVRSQDSKKAQSLFRSTITEKLEICHQCKKPVYKMEEVILRLKTETTIFHKTCLRCNDCGKHLKFDSYNVHDGSLYCSMHFKLIFAPKVVYEEFTPRKPELIIRENQPIILPPDVARASDKPSLGLDELQQLNLRSKFKVFENGFKEHNNLVEHQDTAFAHKKSIQSTLTKLHKLGIPYSELQKLDDNNNSDNNNETTDDESDVNLMCSKKDLKRETPVGLGEAMNDIRSKFEQGDLMAKEGRREERKQEIQNIRSRLFLGKQAKIKEMYKLAVAESELAVTSVGKTADILVIKPTQEIKNRFENGEVFKDSKIPSSEVSFSIHADADVFESGISKASRNIFMELDANIISGLSSDAQYTLPDKKNRVRNQKGQENTDVDVIKSDSKPEEVKVATEELSQKFKFFETYSPAENKKKIFRMTPPREGVEKLPTPDSDPNRTINTNLYNDNILQTTKTMSTILNKFREMEEQKMSDKHKENTPKPLKCFTPPPEISRHFITSDTEDESESDYEQNSEGDEKGSEIGPSNFCNNDNALHEAQNVARAKQLRAKFEKWQDNEIEREINEGRVDIYSQLISNESIESAKTIRERFENMKNSNTKQENTSTTQIKRFV from the exons ATGGACACTCAGAATCCAAACAGTTCAAAAATTTCTTCCGGAAATGGATTACCctcaaaaaaatacaaatcaaaaaggtcaaaaacaaacgaacatgataatcaaaatataaatatg aaaaaaagtttttcaaaattcgATGATCTGCAAAAACGTAATGTTATTCATGTACGTTCACAAGATTCTAAAAAAGCACAATCACTTTTTCGA TCTACAATTACTGAGAAGCTAGAAATCTGTCACCAATGCAAGAAACCCGTATACAAAATGGAAGAGGTCATTCTTAGGTTGAAGACAGAAACGACTATTTTTCATAAGACGTGCTTACGTTGCAACGACTGCGGCAAACACCTTAA ATTTGATAGCTATAATGTTCATGATGGAAGTCTATATTGCTCTATGCACTTTAAATTAATCTTCGCCCCGAAAGTAGTTTACGAAGAATTTACGCCACGAAAACCAGAACTCATAATAAGAGAGAATCAACCAATTATATTACCGCCGGATGTTGCTAGAG CATCCGATAAACCGAGTCTTGGTCTCGACGAGCTTCAACAACTAAATCTTCGCTcaaaatttaaagttttcgAAAATGGCTTTAAGGAACATAATAATTTAGTAGAACATCAAGATACTGCTTTTGCGCATAAGAAGTCAATACAGTCTACACTTACTAAGCTTCATAAGCTAGGGATACCTTATTCAGAACTACAAAAATTAGATGATAATAACAACAGTGACAATAATAATGAAACAACTGATGACGAAAGCGACGTGAATCTTATGTGCTCAAAAAAGGACTTGAAAAGAGAAACCCCCGTAGGCTTGGGGGAAGCAATGAATGATATAAGATCTAAGTTTGAGCAAGGTGACTTAATGGCAAAGGAAGGGCGCCGCGaggaaagaaaacaagaaatacaaaatatacgCTCTCGATTGTTTCTGGGTaaacaagcaaaaataaaagaaatgtataaattagCTGTTGCTGAATCAGAACTGGCCGTTACATCTGTTGGTAAAACCGCAGATATTCTTGTCATTAAGCCCACTCAGGAAATAAAGAACCGATTTGAAAATGGTGAAGTTTTTAAAGATAGTAAAATTCCATCGAGCGAAGTAAGTTTTAGTATtcatgcggatgcggatgtaTTCGAGTCTG gAATAAGCAAAGCATCAAGAAATATCTTTATGGAGCTAGATGCAAATATAATTTCGGGTTTGAGCAGTGATGCGCAATATACCCTTCCCGATAAGAAAAATCGGGTACGTAATCAAAAAGGGCAGGAG AATACCGATGTTGACGTTATCAAATCCGACTCAAAACCAGAAGAAGTTAAGGTCGCCACTGAAGAGTTGtcccaaaaatttaaattcttcGAAACGTATTCTCCAgccgaaaataagaaaaaaatatttcgcaTGACACCACCACGTGAGGGCGTTGAAAAGTTGCCAACTCCTGACTCAGATCCGAATCGTACAATTAACACAAATTTATACAATGATAACATTTTgcagacaacaaaaacaatgtcCACTATTTTGAATAAGTTTCGCGAGAtggaagaacaaaaaatgagTGATAAACACAAGGAAAACACACCAAAGCCATTGAAGTGTTTTACTCCACCACCTGAAATTTCACGCCATTTTATTACATCAGATACTGAGGATGAAAGCGAAAGTGACTATGAACAGAATAGTGAAGGCGACGAAAAGGGGTCTGAAATTGGTCCTTCTAACTTTTGTAACAACGATAATGCGCTTCACGAG gcGCAAAATGTTGCACGTGCTAAGCAATTGAGAgcgaaatttgaaaaatggcaGGATAACGAAATAGAACGAGAAATAAACGAAGGTCGCGTCGACATATATTCACAGCTTATTTCAAACGAATCTATTGAAAGTGCTAAAAC AATACGGGAACGctttgaaaatatgaaaaattcgAACACGAAACAAGAGAACACATCAACAACTCAAATAAAACGCTTTGTT TAA